The sequence CGTATCCCACTGGCCCTCTTGCTGCTGACCCGGCAGCCCGTGCGATTGGCCGTTGCTCTTGCAGGCATCAGCTTCGCAGGAATTCTGATGTTCATGCAGTTGGGTTTTCGAGACGGCCTGTTTGATGCGAGCGTCACGATTCACCGGCTGTTTGATGCCGATCTGGTCTTGATCAGTCCCCGCTCCACCAGTTCGGTGAGCATGGCGGGCTTTCCAAAACGCCGATTGGTTCAGACCATGGCGGCGGCTGAGGTTGAGGGCATCACGCCTGTGCACTGGAACCTCCTGCTGTGGCGCAACCCGCAGACACGGGGCACACGCTCGATCCTCACCTTGGGCTTCGAGCCCAACGATCCCCTATTCACGGATCCCTCGCTGGCCCCAAAGGCCCGTGCTCTGACCCAAAAAGGACGTGTTCTGTTTGACGAGCAGTCCCGCCCTGAATTCGGTCCGGTGGCGGAGTGGTTTCGCGAAGGCCGCACCGTGGAGAGTGAAATCGCTGGCAAGCGCGTCCGAGTGGCCGGTCTGGTGGGCCTGGGCACCTCCTTTGGGGCTGATGGGAATCTGCTCACGAGTTCGGAGACCTTTATTGATCTCCTCCCCAATACCCCCCCCGGCAGTATTGAGGTCGGACTGGTTCGACTGAAGCCCGGCAGTGATCCCGAGGCCGTGGCGCAACGTTTACAGGCTCAGCTCCCCAGCGATGTGAAGGTGTTGACCAAGCAGGGCTTCATTGATTTCGAGCAGAACTACTGGCGCACCAGTACCTCCATCGGTTTCATCTTCACCCTGGGTGCTGCCATGGGTTTTGTGGTCGGCTGCGTGATCGTTTATCAGGTCCTCTATTCCGATGTGAGTGACCACCTTCCGGAATACGCGACCTTGATGGCCATGGGCTACAAGTTGCCCAGCCTGCTCGGGGTGGTTGCCCGCGAAGGTCTACTGCTGGCTGCCTTCGGTTACCTCCCGGCCTATGCCGCAGGCCAGGGCCTCTATTGGCTTGTGCGCTCCGCGACGCAACTCCCGGTGTTCATGAACTCCACACGAGCGATCACCGTCTTCACCATGATTTTGGTGATGTGTATGGCTTCGGCCGGGCTCGCCATGCGGCGTCTGGCTGACGCAGATCCTGCAGAGATTTTCTGAACTGATGGCTCCCTCTGCTGCAGTCGATCTCCGCGAGCTTTCCCACTTTTATGGAGCGGGAACCATGCGCCGTCAGGTGCTCCAGGGCGTCAATTTGACCGTCGCAGCAGGAGAGGTCGTCCTCCTGACTGGACCCTCGGGTTGTGGCAAGACCACGCTATTGACCCTGGTTGGCGCCCTTCGCTCCGTTCAGGAGGGATCTGTGGAGGTGCTGGGCCAGCAACTGGCTGGAGCCAGTCGCCGCGAGCGCCAGCGCCTCCGCCGCTCCATCGGCATGATTTTTCAGGGTCACAATCTTTTGCGCTGCCTCACAGCAGAACAGAACGTGCAGATGGGGTCCGATTTGTTGCCCGGCCTGAGCTATCGCGTCCGGCGCGATCAATCCAGGGAATGGTTGCGGGCCGTGGGTCTCGGTGACGAGCTCAATAAGTTGCCCCATGACCTCTCCGGTGGTCAGAAGCAGCGGGTCGCGATTGCCCGTGCGCTTGCGGCTCATCCGCGCCTGCTCCTGGCCGATGAACCAACCGCAGCGTTGGATTCGCAAACGGGCCGAGAAGTCGTAGAGCTGCTCAGGCGTCTGGCCCGGGATCAGGGTTGTGCCGTCTTGATGGTTACCCATGACCCGCGGATTTTGGATATCGCGGATCGCCTGGTGCGCATGGAAGACGGCCGTCTGTTTGAGGATGCAAAACCGGCCCTCTCTGCCCACCGTTGAGGGCGATTCAGTAGGGTGGTGACTAATCCGAACTGTCTGCCGTTTCGATGGCCAAACGCCGCAACCTCAAGAAGGAAAAGCAAGAGCGCAACCGCGCCTATGCCCGCAAGTTCAAAAAGCGGAAAATGCGGAACGATGGCCGTGGCGAAGGTGCTGGTAACGGTGTGACCGGTACGGCCAACAACGGCGGCGCTGCCGACTGACCTTCCGTCTGAACTTGACCGCTCTGGGATCCCGTGGGATCCCTTTTTTTTGCTCTATCCGTCGACCTGGCCATGTTTCTCAGCGTCGTCATCCCCACCTACAACCGTTTGCCGATTCTCGAGAAGTGCCTTCGGGCCCTCGAACGGCAGCGACTGGCGTCACCGATCACCGACTACGAAGTGGTCGTTGTCGATGACGGTTCCACCGACGAGACGGTGGTTTGGTTAGGCCAGCATCAGGCTGAACTCCCGCATGTCCGCCTGGTTGAACAGGATCATGGTGGGCCTGCTGCAGGGCGCAACCGGGGAGTCGACCACGCTCGCGGGGACGTGATTGTCTTCATTGACAGCGACCTGGTGGTGACCGAGGAGTTCCTCTTAAGCCACGCCAGCCAACTCCAGCAGAGCTGGGAGGAGCGGGGTGATCGCCTCTGCTTCACCTACGGAGCGGTCATTAATACAGCCAATTTTGAGGATCCAACGAGCGAACCCCATAAGATCCGCGACCTCTCCTGGGCTTACTTCGCCACCGGCAATGTCGCGATTGACCGTGAGG is a genomic window of Synechococcus sp. A10-1-5-1 containing:
- the devC gene encoding ABC transporter permease DevC: MSVQRWFEGAWQRRRIPLALLLLTRQPVRLAVALAGISFAGILMFMQLGFRDGLFDASVTIHRLFDADLVLISPRSTSSVSMAGFPKRRLVQTMAAAEVEGITPVHWNLLLWRNPQTRGTRSILTLGFEPNDPLFTDPSLAPKARALTQKGRVLFDEQSRPEFGPVAEWFREGRTVESEIAGKRVRVAGLVGLGTSFGADGNLLTSSETFIDLLPNTPPGSIEVGLVRLKPGSDPEAVAQRLQAQLPSDVKVLTKQGFIDFEQNYWRTSTSIGFIFTLGAAMGFVVGCVIVYQVLYSDVSDHLPEYATLMAMGYKLPSLLGVVAREGLLLAAFGYLPAYAAGQGLYWLVRSATQLPVFMNSTRAITVFTMILVMCMASAGLAMRRLADADPAEIF
- a CDS encoding glycosyltransferase family 2 protein is translated as MFLSVVIPTYNRLPILEKCLRALERQRLASPITDYEVVVVDDGSTDETVVWLGQHQAELPHVRLVEQDHGGPAAGRNRGVDHARGDVIVFIDSDLVVTEEFLLSHASQLQQSWEERGDRLCFTYGAVINTANFEDPTSEPHKIRDLSWAYFATGNVAIDREVLERSGLFDTRFRLYGWEDLELGERLRQMGVALVRCPAAVGYHWHPPLSLEQVPRLIAVEGERAKMGLVFYKKHPTRRVRFIIQFTVLHRILWELLTLGGALNERSLRPVLAWLIRKGQAAWAMELLRLPLNRIGVRALYAEARAAGLR
- a CDS encoding DevA family ABC transporter ATP-binding protein translates to MAPSAAVDLRELSHFYGAGTMRRQVLQGVNLTVAAGEVVLLTGPSGCGKTTLLTLVGALRSVQEGSVEVLGQQLAGASRRERQRLRRSIGMIFQGHNLLRCLTAEQNVQMGSDLLPGLSYRVRRDQSREWLRAVGLGDELNKLPHDLSGGQKQRVAIARALAAHPRLLLADEPTAALDSQTGREVVELLRRLARDQGCAVLMVTHDPRILDIADRLVRMEDGRLFEDAKPALSAHR